One genomic window of Danio rerio strain Tuebingen ecotype United States chromosome 24, GRCz12tu, whole genome shotgun sequence includes the following:
- the prdm14 gene encoding PR domain zinc finger protein 14 isoform X1 yields MSVSLSSHPAVRDRSLAVYPSLPGAHYADVLKSAHSIFHPLKSLGRMVTDAQTIMPFNFSGATPFFSHNSAIFHEQILNVSNIPYFQHIQPSQSVYNARHEDQSTGSLSDFSSPSSVKSSSALSSPVKDNFSCPQAAHPTPEHARTYSFTEEDLFTVLYGYSKKQGQNAGHAISGLSFPPSTADRQILPVDIEGFELPEGISILQTTCGSLSHYGAFADKSTIPKGTRFGPFQGKLVNTSEIKTYDDNTLMWEIFENGRLSHFVDGRGAPGNWMSLVKCARFPEEQNLIAVQCDGQIYYEACKEIRAGQELLVWYGDCYVQFLGIPLTLKEFIDDSEALPAEDSGEGFKCDRCGKVFAYKYYRDKHLKYTRCVDQGDRKFPCHLCNRSFEKRDRLRIHILHVHEKHRPHKCSVCGKSFSQSSSLNKHMRVHSGERPYKCVYCNKAFTASSILRTHIRQHSGERPFKCKHCGKAFASHAAHDSHVRRTHAKDKQLSCDVCGATFQEAQELKYHMKAHKKRPLLESSVVPPADENALFSTKESLHAQTQLADTFSFPGMTSISSEYRPWN; encoded by the exons CTCTCTCCAGTCACCCCGCAGTGAGAGACAGGAGTCTGGCTGTCTACCCATCTCTGCCCGGCGCGCACTACGCGGACGTCCTCAAGAGCGCGCACAGCATCTTCCATCCCCTCAAGTCTCTGGGCCGCATGGTGACCGACGCGCAGACGATCATGCCATTTAACTTTAGCGGAGCAACTCCTTTCTTCAGCCACAACAGCGCGATATTCCATGAACAGATCCTTAATGTGTCCAACATTCCGTACTTCCAGCACATCCAGCCTTCGCAAAGCGTGTACAACGCCAGACACGAGGACCAGAGCACTGGCTCACTGTCTGATTTCAGCAGCCCGTCCAGTGTAAAGTCTTCTTCGGCTTTATCTTCTCCGGTTAAGGACAATTTCAGCTGCCCGCAGGCCGCACATCCCACTCCCGAACACGCGCGCACCTACAGTTTTACAGAGGAGGACCTCTTTACCGTCCTGTACGGATATTCCAAAAAACAAGGACAAAATGCTGGACATGCTATTTCTGGATTATCATTTCCTCCCAGCACAG CTGATCGCCAGATTCTCCCTGTTGATATCGAAGGATTTGAACTCCCTGAAG GCATATCGATTCTCCAAACTACTTGTGGAAGCCTTTCCCATTATGGAGCTTTCGCTGATAAAAGTACAATTCCAAAAGGCACCAGGTTTGGACCCTTTCAAGGCAAACTGGTAAACACAAGTGAGATCAAGACCTATGACGACAACACACTCATGTGGGAG ATCTTTGAGAACGGCCGCTTGAGTCATTTTGTGGATGGAAGAGGCGCTCCAGGGAATTGGATGTCCTTGGTGAAGTGCGCGCGCTTTCCTGAAGAGCAGAACCTGATAGCGGTGCAGTGTGACGGACAGATATATTATGAGGCCTGCAAAGAGATCCGAGCCGGCCAAGAGCTGCTGGTTTGGTACGGAGATTGCTATGTGCAGTTTTTGGGTATTCCTCTCACCCTCAAAGAGTTCATTGATGACAGTGAAGCTCTCCCGGCAGAAG ATTCTGGAGAGGGTTTCAAGTGTGATCGTTGTGGAAAAGTGTTCGCCTATAAGTACTATAGAGACAAACATCTGAAATACACGCGCTGTGTGGATCAGGGCGACAGAAAATTCCCCTGCCACCTCTGCAACAGATCTTTCGAGAAGAGAGATCGTCTTCGAATTCACATTCTCCATGTGCACGAGAAACACAGGCCACATAAG TGCTCCGTGTGCGGCAAAAGTTTCTCGCAGTCCTCCAGTCTGAACAAACACATGCGCGTGCACTCGGGAGAGCGGCCTTACAAATGTGTTTACTGTAACAAG GCGTTCACGGCCTCCAGCATCCTTCGCACACACATTCGCCAGCACTCCGGTGAGCGGCCGTTCAAGTGTAAACACTGCGGGAAAGCGTTCGCCTCTCACGCGGCCCACGACAGCCATGTCCGGCGGACACACGCCAAAGACAAGCAGCTCTCCTGTGATGTATGTGGGGCCACTTTCCAAGAGGCACAAGAGCTGAAATATCACATGAAGGCTCATAAAA AGCGGCCACTTTTGGAAAGCTCTGTTGTTCCTCCCGCTGACGAGAACGCGCTCTTCTCCACCAAAGAGTCTTTACACGCGCAGACACAGCTGGCGGACACTTTTTCTTTCCCCGGGATGACGAGCATCAGCTCCGAGTACAGACCCTGGAACTAA
- the prdm14 gene encoding PR domain zinc finger protein 14 (The RefSeq protein has 1 substitution compared to this genomic sequence), with translation MSVSLSSHPAVRDRSLAVYPSLPGAHYADVLKSAHSIFHPLKSLGRMVTDAQTIMPFNFSGATPFFSHNSAIFHEQILNVSNIPYFQHIQPSQSVYNARHEDQSTGSLSDFSSPSSVKSSSALSSPVKDNFSCPQAAHPTPEHVRTYSFTEEDLFTVLYGYSKKQGQNAGHAISGLSFPPSTGKLVNTSEIKTYDDNTLMWEIFENGRLSHFVDGRGAPGNWMSLVKCARFPEEQNLIAVQCDGQIYYEACKEIRAGQELLVWYGDCYVQFLGIPLTLKEFIDDSEALPAEDSGEGFKCDRCGKVFAYKYYRDKHLKYTRCVDQGDRKFPCHLCNRSFEKRDRLRIHILHVHEKHRPHKCSVCGKSFSQSSSLNKHMRVHSGERPYKCVYCNKAFTASSILRTHIRQHSGERPFKCKHCGKAFASHAAHDSHVRRTHAKDKQLSCDVCGATFQEAQELKYHMKAHKKRPLLESSVVPPADENALFSTKESLHAQTQLADTFSFPGMTSISSEYRPWN, from the exons CTCTCTCCAGTCACCCCGCAGTGAGAGACAGGAGTCTGGCTGTCTACCCATCTCTGCCCGGCGCGCACTACGCGGACGTCCTCAAGAGCGCGCACAGCATCTTCCATCCCCTCAAGTCTCTGGGCCGCATGGTGACCGACGCGCAGACGATCATGCCATTTAACTTTAGCGGAGCAACTCCTTTCTTCAGCCACAACAGCGCGATATTCCATGAACAGATCCTTAATGTGTCCAACATTCCGTACTTCCAGCACATCCAGCCTTCGCAAAGCGTGTACAACGCCAGACACGAGGACCAGAGCACTGGCTCACTGTCTGATTTCAGCAGCCCGTCCAGTGTAAAGTCTTCTTCGGCTTTATCTTCTCCGGTTAAGGACAATTTCAGCTGCCCGCAGGCCGCACATCCCACTCCCGAACACGCGCGCACCTACAGTTTTACAGAGGAGGACCTCTTTACCGTCCTGTACGGATATTCCAAAAAACAAGGACAAAATGCTGGACATGCTATTTCTGGATTATCATTTCCTCCCAGCACAG GCAAACTGGTAAACACAAGTGAGATCAAGACCTATGACGACAACACACTCATGTGGGAG ATCTTTGAGAACGGCCGCTTGAGTCATTTTGTGGATGGAAGAGGCGCTCCAGGGAATTGGATGTCCTTGGTGAAGTGCGCGCGCTTTCCTGAAGAGCAGAACCTGATAGCGGTGCAGTGTGACGGACAGATATATTATGAGGCCTGCAAAGAGATCCGAGCCGGCCAAGAGCTGCTGGTTTGGTACGGAGATTGCTATGTGCAGTTTTTGGGTATTCCTCTCACCCTCAAAGAGTTCATTGATGACAGTGAAGCTCTCCCGGCAGAAG ATTCTGGAGAGGGTTTCAAGTGTGATCGTTGTGGAAAAGTGTTCGCCTATAAGTACTATAGAGACAAACATCTGAAATACACGCGCTGTGTGGATCAGGGCGACAGAAAATTCCCCTGCCACCTCTGCAACAGATCTTTCGAGAAGAGAGATCGTCTTCGAATTCACATTCTCCATGTGCACGAGAAACACAGGCCACATAAG TGCTCCGTGTGCGGCAAAAGTTTCTCGCAGTCCTCCAGTCTGAACAAACACATGCGCGTGCACTCGGGAGAGCGGCCTTACAAATGTGTTTACTGTAACAAG GCGTTCACGGCCTCCAGCATCCTTCGCACACACATTCGCCAGCACTCCGGTGAGCGGCCGTTCAAGTGTAAACACTGCGGGAAAGCGTTCGCCTCTCACGCGGCCCACGACAGCCATGTCCGGCGGACACACGCCAAAGACAAGCAGCTCTCCTGTGATGTATGTGGGGCCACTTTCCAAGAGGCACAAGAGCTGAAATATCACATGAAGGCTCATAAAA AGCGGCCACTTTTGGAAAGCTCTGTTGTTCCTCCCGCTGACGAGAACGCGCTCTTCTCCACCAAAGAGTCTTTACACGCGCAGACACAGCTGGCGGACACTTTTTCTTTCCCCGGGATGACGAGCATCAGCTCCGAGTACAGACCCTGGAACTAA